A genomic region of Colletotrichum destructivum chromosome 1, complete sequence contains the following coding sequences:
- a CDS encoding Putative formyl transferase, ACT domain, formyltetrahydrofolate deformylase: MAPAAHDHILTLSCPDKSGIVHAVTGVFAAQKLNILDLQQFSDPVSEKFFMRVHFGPTESESTEHLTAPFDALAAELQLDWYRIRPVARKLRTLIMVSKIGHCLNDLLFRAKSGQLPIDIPLIVSNHTEYEGLAGNYGIEFHHLPVTRDTKAQQEEEILRLVKENDIELIVLARYMQVLSPKLCEAMSGKIINIHHSFLPSFKGAKPYHQAYERGVKIIGATAHFVTADLDEGPIIEQRISRVDHGMSPKDLVEEGSNIESQVLAAAVKWTAEGRVFLNKTKTVVFN; encoded by the coding sequence ATGGCTCCCGCCGCTCACGATCACATCCTGACGCTCTCGTGCCCGGACAAGTCCGGCATCGTGCACGCCGTGACGGGGGTGTTTGCGGCGCAGAAGCTCAACATCCTGGACCTCCAGCAGTTCTCGGACCCCGTCTCGGAAAAGTTCTTCATGCGCGTGCACTTTGGGCCGACCGAGTCCGAGTCGACGGAGCACCTCACGGCCCCGttcgacgccctcgccgccgagctccagCTGGACTGGTACCGCATCCGGCCCGTCGCCCGCAAGCTGCGCACCCTCATCATGGTCTCCAAGATCGGCCACTGTCTCAACGACCTGCTCTTCCGCGCCAAGTCGGGCCAGCTGCCCATCGACATCCCCCTCATCGTCTCCAACCATACCGAGTAcgagggcctcgccggcaacTACGGCATCGAGTTCCACCACCTGCCCGTCACCCGGGACACCAAGGCccagcaggaggaggagatcctGCGCCTCGTCAAGGAGAACGACATCGAGCTCATCGTCCTGGCCCGCTACATGCAGGTCCTCTCCCCTAAGCTGTGCGAGGCCATGTCCGGCAAGATCATCAACATCCACCACTCCTTCCTGCCCTCCTTCAAGGGCGCCAAGCCCTATCACCAGGCCTATGAGCGCGGCGTCAAGATCATCGGCGCCACCGCCCActtcgtcaccgccgacctggacgagggcCCCATCATCGAGCAGCGCATCTCGAGGGTCGACCACGGCATGAGCCCcaaggacctcgtcgaggagggctCCAACATCGAGAGCCAggtcctggccgccgccgtgaagTGGACCGCCGAGGGGCGTGTTTTCCtcaacaagaccaagacGGTCGTTTTCAACTAG
- a CDS encoding Putative cutinase/acetylxylan esterase, alpha/Beta hydrolase, cutinase, serine active, translating into MKASLFFLAASTALAAPLESVPPVVRSEVGAFPIAELEAYYNAAYSVKPQEADALHPTISKRQYNGDTFNQLTDGTPCRKVTLIWARGTTQSGNVGEAGSEGPVFFNALASRVGASNLAVQGVDYPASIFGFLAGGDAGGSTTMANLVARAVTQCPNTKIVLSGYSQGGQLVHNAAAKLTAAQTNRISAVLIFGDPFDGQRVGNIPASKVKVICHDGDNICDGGIIITADHRNYEQDAPAAAAFVAGLVA; encoded by the exons ATGAAGGccagcctcttcttcctcgcggCCTCcacggccctcgccgcgccCCTCGAGAGCGTCCCTCCCGTCGTCCGCAGCGAGGTGGGAGCCTTCCccatcgccgagctcgaggcctACTACAACGCTGCCTACTCCGTCAAGCCCCAGGAGGCCGACGCTCTTCACCCGACCATTTCCAAGCGTCAGTACAACGGCGACACCTTCAACCAGCTCACCGACGGCACCCCCTGCCGTAAGGTCACCCTGATCTGGGCCCGCGGCACCACCCAGTCCGGCAACGTCGGTGAGGCGGGCTCCGAGGGACCTGTCTTCTTCAACGCTCTCGCTTCGCGCGTCGGAGCTTCGAACTTGGCTGTCCAGGGCGTCGACTACCCTGCCAGCATCTTtggcttcctcgccggcggtgaTGCGGGTGGCAGCACCACCATGGCCAACCTGGTCGCCCGC GCCGTGACCCAGTGCCCCAACACCAAGATCGTCCTCTCCGGATACAGCCAGGGCGGTCAGCTCGTTCACAACGCCGCGGCCAagctgacggcggcccagaccAACCGGATCTCTGCCG TTCTCATCTTCGGCGACCCATTCGACGGCCAGCGCGTGGGCAACATTCCCGCgtccaaggtcaaggtcatctgccacgacggcgacaacatctgcgacggcggcatcatcatcaccgccgaccACCGCAACTACGAGCAGGACGCCCCCGCGGCCGCTGCTTTTGTTGCTGGTCTGGTTGCGTAA
- a CDS encoding Putative NmrA-like domain, NAD(P)-binding domain superfamily produces MSFNRIAVYGHRGWGSSNIVDALIASGAPVKILYRHGSDISSLPDHVAKVEVDVDDEAALIEALQDTDIVVSLVGHEGVRRQHGFVKAIPKTNVKLFSPSDLAARYDEQGLRIGVNKEKDEVEKAARAAGIPTTVVLVGNFAEFALNTPGMGVDLAGNMITHSGNSANEKLNLCTRKYVAAAYSSIFAATPISQLENRAITLCELAPTGKEIEAALEARHGVAPQVSTHSLDKVNGEVEGGLQSGSPFALAWYCRKIWATGQQCQMVGTDFWEVDGYDKATLEDLVVRGNLEAYREMPPQVAAYFRQCF; encoded by the exons ATGTCATTCAATCGAATCGCTGTCTATGGTCATCGTGGCTGGGGCAGTTCCAACATTGTCGACGCGTTGATTGCTTCGGGGGCGCCAGTCAAGATCCTGTATCGCCACGGCTCGGACATCTCGAGCCTTCCTGACCACGTCGCCAAGGTTGAGGTAGACGTCGATGATGAGGCTGCACTTATCGAGGCTCTGCAAGATACTGACATTGTGGT ATCTCTTGTTGGACATGAAGGTGTCCGTAGGCAACACGGATTCGTCAAGGCCATTCCGAAGACAAACGTCAAGCTGTTCTCGCCTTCAGACCTTGCAGCACGTTACGACGAGCAAGGCCTGAGAATCGGTGTCAACAAAGAGAaagacgaggtcgagaaggctGCCAGAGCCGCCGGAATCCCGACGACTGTCGTGCTCGTGGGCAACTTTGCCGAATTCGCCCTCAACACGCC GGGCATGGGTGTGGATTTGGCCGGGAACATGATCACACACTCCGGCAACAGCGCAAATGAGAAGCTGAACCTCTG CACGAGAAAGTACGTGGCTGCAGCCTACTCCTCCATTTTCGCGGCCACGCCTATCTCCCAGCTCGAAAACCGTGCCATCACCCTCTGCGAGCTGGCACCCACAGGAAAGGAGATCGAAGCTGCACTGGAAGCGAGGCACGGCGTTGCGCCGCAGGTCTCTACCCACAGCCTCGACAAAGTCAACGGCGAGGTAGAGGGCGGCCTTCAGTCCGGCAGCCCCTTTGCCTTGGCTTGGTACTGCCGCAAGATCTGGGCCACAGGTCAGCAGTGCCAGATGGTGGGAACCGACTTTTGGGAGGTCGATGGTTACGACAAGGCAACCCTTGAGGATCTAGTTGTCAGGGGAAATCTGGAGGCCTATCGGGAGATGCCGCCACAGGTCGCTGCGTATTTCAGGCAGTGCTTCTAA
- a CDS encoding Putative bacterial bifunctional deaminase-reductase, dihydrofolate reductase-like domain superfamily — protein sequence MKEPLRRLRYNVAVSLDGFIAPLDGTTDWIVHDDSIDLDALDAQFDTFVMGRRTYECLSDMGELNPLRNHPPESLVVVSKTLKGEQHPGVTVVSRDFVDRIADLKNAEGRDIWLMGGGQLAGPCLDAGILDSVETAIIPVMLRKGARMVQESPQATLGGFKLDLVECRQLEPSGIVRCKYNVSRQMAASLGEAMFSC from the coding sequence ATGAAAGAACCACTCAGACGTCTGCGGTACAATGTGGCCGTGTCACTCGACGGCTTCATCGCCCCACTGGACGGAACGACAGACTGGATCGTGCACGACGACAGCATTGATctggacgccctcgacgcgcAGTTCGACACCTTCGTCATGGGGCGTAGGACGTACGAATGCCTCTCCGACATGGGCGAGCTGAACCCGCTGCGTAACCACCCGCCGGAAAGCCTGGTCGTGGTCAGCAAGACGCTGAAAGGCGAGCAGCACCCGGGCGTCACGGTGGTATCGCGGGACTTTGTCGACCGCATCGCGGACCTCAAGAACGCCGAGGGCCGGGACATCTGGCTCATGGGCGGCGGGCAGCTGGCGGGGCCGTGCCTGGACGCGGGGATCCTGGACTCGGTGGAGACGGCCATCATACCGGTGATGCTGCGGAAGGGCGCGAGGATGGTGCAGGAGTCGCCGCAAGCGACGCTGGGCGGATTCAAGCTGGATCTGGTGGAGTGCCGGCAGCTGGAGCCGAGCGGGATCGTCCGGTGCAAGTACAACGTCAGTAGGCAGATGGCCGCATCATTGGGAGAGGCCATGTTTTCATGTtga
- a CDS encoding Putative ergot alkaloid biosynthesis protein, with translation MATSNSTTVLILGGTGKVGRQIAKLFAATSIPTYQASRSGASTTEPGADNIKPVAFDWDDETTWTAALETGATSIFLVAPLVMDMLPPMQSFIDQVRMKGDTTVTKRFVLLSGSPIEPDINGYVMGRPHAYLKDLGDKGEVQWAAIRPTWFQQNFVEQENHRRSIVDESTIYSATADGKIPWVATEDIAACAYQLLTQEDAPNDQYLILGPELLAYDDIATILSEVLGRKIVHKKLSTQELVDRFTGQGMPRDYADMMGGWDTAIKNGSEDRTNSVVLALTGRRPRTFRETVEKNKGVWATVA, from the exons ATGGCAACAAGCAACTCAACGACAGTGTTAATCCTAGGCGGAACCGGCAAGGTCGGCCGCCAGATCGCGAAGCTCTTCGCAGCGACCTCAATCCCTACATACCAGGCCTCCCGGAGCGGAGCCTCCACCACGGAACCGGGCGCCGACAACATCAAGCCCGTCGCCTTCGACTGGGATGATGAGACGACGTGGACCGCCGCCCTTGAAACCGGCGCGACGAGCATCTTTCTCGTCGCCCCGCTGGTCATGGACATGCTGCCACCGATGCAATCCTTCATCGACCAGGTCAGGATGAAAGGAgacaccaccgtcaccaagCGATTCGTCCTGTTGAGCGGAAGCCCCATCGAGCCGGACATCAACGGCTACGTGATGGGCCGGCCGCATGCGTATCTGAAGGACCTTGGTGACAAGGGGGAAGTGCAATGGGCTGCGATACGACCGACTTGGTTTCAAC AGAACTTCGTCGAGCAGGAAAATCACCGCAGATCGATTGTTGACGAGAGCACCATCtactcggcgacggcggacggTAAGATCCCCTGGGTGGCGACCGAGGACATTGCGGCGTGCGCGTACCAGCTCCTCACCCAGGAGGACGCGCCCAACGACCAGTACCTCATTCTTGGCCCGGAGCTGCTGGCCTACGACGAC ATCGCCACGATCCTTTCCGAAGTCCTCGGCCGCAAGATCGTGCACAAGAAGCTCTCGACGCAGGAGCTTGTGGACCGGTTCACCGGCCAAGGCATGCCGCGGGACTACGCAGATATGATGGGCGGCTGGGACACCGCCATCAAGAACGGCAGCGAGGACCGGACGAACAGCGTCGTGCTCGCGCTGACGGGAAGACGGCCAAGGACGTTCCGCGAGACGgtcgagaagaacaagggTGTCTGGGCGACGGTAGCGTAA
- a CDS encoding Putative class I glutamine amidotransferase: MESSFDPVKDERTVITGAGERRGTEDAPNPLTYPKAAEPFSQELFKSPTSEYRGCPLWAWNTKLDKEKLLRQIDHLKDMGMGGFHMHVRTGLDTDYMGPEFMDRVRDCVEYAESKGMLACLYDDDRWPSGVAGGKVVKEYPEHKAKHLMFTPRPYGSVELGGDCSPSTARACRSEQGYLLARFSVTLDENGCLKSSKKLQGGEDAEPGGRVWYCYVEINPPSAWFNGQTYVDTMSTEAITRFIESTHEVYKDKIGDKFGTVVPCIFTDEPQVANKTQLSSPTSVEDVFLPWTGDLPETFRKAFGDDADLISSIPELIWDLPGDAPSLARYRFHDHVSERFVTSFLDLLASWCRKNKILLDGHMMEEPTLRSQTTAHGETMRCYRNQSMPGMDLLNDWVEYNTAKQCTSVARQNGIRGAMSEIYGCTHWYFSFEGHKGCGDWHAALGITFRVQHLSWVSMAGEGKRDYPASINYQSPWYREYGYVEDHFARVGVAMTRGRAVTRVAVVHPIESFWLSFGPNNSGDDEGGRRDQAFVELTDWLLHGLVDFDFIAESLLSNQIDRTVEVSAPLKVGHCEYDVVILPNLRTIRSFTLDVVKKFAAAGGKVIIAGAGPVLVGAQYPPPEISLDIEPCTKVDWNKDDILSIVSESRELKIDLKQGGPTQTLLYQLRQDGEERFLFVCNTDRTNPYDTVVNIKGEWDVEIMDTFTGNCHHHHHKVKYDDGWTVFEHRFEGCASLLLRLHPILAETLSFVDVVEEVASAPCQKQSAELKLEEVVLSEPNVLMLDYALYRIDDDPWEDASRQEILRIDNEIRDRLRLPPKGSAWRQPWTVPQSERAAKVYVDLRFEFESQIVVKTPAYLAMENPENASISINGHKLPVDAEVLSWWVDEDIKTVPVPKRAIRRGKNVIEISMPFGVLTNLERIYVLGSFSVELKDNLPVLCERRRSLGWGDVVPQGHPFYVGNVTYNCSFSLPSRSDVTLSVPQFSTPVVKVQWGEKARKSGHIALQPRTLDLGELEAGRHEVAITAFGYRYNSFGHVHLAEGYPGCSPDRWRSAGPDWSEEYQLRPNGILEKPSVLVESKTGDGSEDWIVLAE; encoded by the exons ATGGAATCGTCCTTCGATCCCGTCAAGGACGAAAGGACCGTCATaaccggcgccggcgaacgCCGGGGCACGGAGGACGCGCCGAACCCACTGACGTAccccaaggccgccgagccctTCAGCCAGGAGCTCTTCAAGAGCCCAACGTCGGAGTACCGGGGATGCCCGTTGTGGGCATGGAATACGAAGCTGGACAAGGAAAAGCTCCTCCGGCAGATCGACCACCTGAAAGAcatgggcatgggcggcTTCCACATGCACGTTCGGACCGGGTTGGATACCGACTATATGGGCCCCGAGTTCATGGATCGTGTGCGAGACTGTGTCGAATATGCCGAGAGCAAGGGGATGCTCGCCTGCCT ATATGATGATGACCGGTGGCCCTCGGGAGTTGCTGGCGGCAAGGTTGTGAAGGAATATCCCGAACACAAGGCGAAGCATCTCATGTTCACGCCGCGTCCATACGGCAGTGTTGAACTTGGGGG CGATTGCTCCCCCAGCACAGCACGAGCATGCCGGAGTGAGCAGGGATACCTGCTCGCCCGGTTCTCCGTCACTCTCGATGAGAATGGCTGTCTCAAGTCGAGCAAGAAGCTCCAGGGAGGCGAAGACGCGGAGCCCGGCGGCCGAGTGTGGTATTGCTATGTCGAGATCAacccgccctcggcctggtTCAACGGCCAGACCTACGTCGACACGATGAGCACCGAAGCCATCACCCGCTTCATCGAGAGCACTCACGAGGTCTACAAGGACAAGATCGGCGACAAGTTCGGCACCGTGGTGCCTTGCATCTTCACCGATGAGCCCCAGGTCGCCAACAAGACCCAGCTATCCAGCCCGACCAGCGTCGAAGACGTCTTCCTCCCGTGGACGGGGGATCTTCCCGAGACCTTCAGGAAGGCcttcggcgacgacgccgatcTCATCAGCAGCATCCCCGAGCTGATCTGGGACCTGCCGGGAGACGCGCCCAGCCTGGCCCGCTACCGGTTCCACGACCACGTCAGCGAGCGCTTCGTCACGtccttcctcgacctcctcgcgAGCTGGTGCCGCAAGAACAagatcctcctcgacggccacaTGATGGAGGAGCCGACGCTGCGGTCCCAGACGACGGCGCACGGCGAGACGATGCGGTGCTACCGCAACCAGTCGATGCCCGGCATGGACCTGCTCAACGACTGGGTCGAGTACAACACGGCCAAGCAGTGCACGAGCGTGGCCCGCCAGAACGGCATCCGCGGCGCCATGAGCGAGATCTACGGCTGCACCCACTGGTACTTCAGCTTCGAGGGCCACAAGGGCTGCGGCGACTGgcacgccgccctcggcatcaCGTTCCGCGTCCAGCACCTCAGCTGGGTCAgcatggccggcgagggcaagcGGGACTACCCGGCCAGCATCAACTACCAGAGCCCGTGGTACCGCGAGTACGGCTATGTCGAGGACCACTTCGcccgcgtcggcgtcgccatgACCCGCGGCAGGGCCGTCACgcgcgtcgccgtcgtccaccCCATCGAGAGCTTCTGGCTGAGCTTCGGCCCCAACaacagcggcgacgacgagggcggccgccgcgaccaGGCCTTTGTCGAGCTGACGGACTGGCTTCTGCACGGGCTGGTGGACTTTGACTTCATCGCCGAGAGCCTGCTGTCGAACCAGATCGACAGGACGGTGGAGGTGTCGGCGCCCCTTAAGGTTGGCCACTGCGAGTacgacgtcgtcatcttGCCCAACCTCCGGACGATCCGGTCCTtcaccctcgacgtcgtcaagaagTTTGCCGCCGCAGGGGGTAAAGTCATCATCGCCGGGGCGGGGCCGGTGTTGGTCGGCGCCCAATACCCGCCGCCGGAGATCAGCCTCGACATCGAGCCGTGTACCAAGGTCGACTGGAACAAGGACGACATCCTCTCCATCGTCTCCGAAAGTCGAGAGCTGAAGATCGATCTCAAGCAAGGGGGGCCGACCCAGACTCTCTTGTACCAGCTGCGCCAAGACGGCGAAGAGAGATTCCTCTTTGTCTGCAACACGGACCGCACTAACCCGTACGATACGGTGGTCAACATCAAGGGCGAATGGGACGTCGAGATCATGGACACCTTCACGGGCaactgccaccaccaccatcacaAGGTCAAGTATGACGACGGATGGACAGTCTTCGAGCACCGGTTCGAGGGCTGCGCCAGCTTGTTGTTGAGACTGCACCCCATCCTCGCCGAAACCCTGTCtttcgtcgacgtcgtcgaggaagtcgcttcggcgccgtgccAAAAGCAGTCCGCAGAACTCAAGCTGGAGGAGGTCGTTCTCTCCGAGCCCAACGTCCTGATGCTCGACTACGCGCTCTACaggatcgacgacgacccgtGGGAAGACGCCTCGCGGCAGGAGATCCTCAGGATCGACAACGAGATCCGCGACCGTCTGCGTCTGCCCCCCAAGGGCTCGGCATGGAGGCAGCCCTGGACCGTGCCGCAGTCGGAGCGGGCCGCCAAGGTCTACGTCGACCTGCGCTTCGAGTTCGAGTCCCAGATCGTCGTCAAGACGCCCGCCTACCTCGCCATGGAGAACCCGGAGAACGCGAGCATCTCCATCAACGGCCACAAGCTGccggtcgacgccgaggtgcTGTCCTGGtgggtcgacgaggacatcaAGACGGTCCCGGTGCCGAAGCGGGCGATCCGCAGGGGCAAGAACGTCATCGAGATCAGCATGCCCTTCGGCGTGCTGACGAACCTCGAGAGGATCTACGTCCTCGGCAGCTTCAGCGTCGAGCTCAAGGACAACCTGCCCGTCCTGTGCGAGAGGCGCCGGAGCCTGGGATGGGGCGACGTCGTGCCGCAGGGCCATCCGTTCTACGTCGGCAACGTCACCTACAACTGCAGCTTCTCGCTCCCGTCCCGGTCGGACGTGACGCTGTCCGTCCCGCAGTTCTCCAcgcccgtcgtcaaggtccagTGGGGGGAGAAGGCCCGGAAGAGCGGGCACATCGCGCTGCAGCCAAGGACGCTGGACCTCggggagctcgaggccgggagGCACGAGGTAGCCATCACTGCCTTTGGGTACCGGTACAACTCGTTCGGCCACGTCCACCTGGCGGAAGGGTACCCCGGTTGTTCGCCTGACCGGTGGCGAT CTGCGGGTCCGGACTGGAGTGAAGAGTATCAGTTGAGACCGAACGGAATCTTGGAAAAGCCTTCCGTTCTTGTGGAGTCAAAAACCGGCGATGGGAGTGAGGACTGGATTGTCCTGGCCGAGTAA
- a CDS encoding Putative O-methyltransferase domain, S-adenosyl-L-methionine-dependent methyltransferase superfamily, producing the protein MGSIPNGDSPGIELSVALTACNLSSVVQHAKKISALADVAASGDDAARLSALASARALVHALETPRETMIKHCWAQPAAFTALTYAVDSGLFALMAKNPAPQRVADLARTLGHDPALLGRIMRHLGAMLYITETGPNEYKPTNFSNALTINSMGAGYPCVAGACMESLAKFHEFAKKTNYREPQDVFNGPLQYGYNTKLDCFSWFAANPPRMKDTISSLPSIWGAYRQGRPSWMDEGMYPVKERLINGFDHSGDGVLLVDVGGSFGHDIDEFRRKQPAAPGRLVVQDLPSVINQIEKLDDRIERMGHDFFDEQPIKGARAYYMHSVLHDWPDDKCKQILCRTTAAMKPGYSKLLVNENCIPDTVADWQNTGQDIMMLTLVSSRERTRVEWQDLLEKAGLRIVNIYGGGNGVESLIECELA; encoded by the exons ATGGGTTCTATTCCCAACGGAGACTCCCCGGGTATCGAATTATCGGTTGCCTTGACGGCGTGCAATCTTTCCAGCGTTGTCCAACACGCGAAGAAGATCTCGGCTCTCGCGGACGTTGCTGCCAGTGGCGACGATGCTGCACGCTTGAGCGCGCTTGCCAGCGCCCGCGCGCTTGTCCATGCCCTGGAGACACCTCGCGAGACTATGATAAAACACTGTTGGGCCCAA CCTGCCGCCTTCACGGCCTTGACCTACGCCGTTGACTCGGGCCTTTTTGCCTTGATGGCAAAAAATCCAGCGCCACAGAGAGTCGCCGATCTTGCCAGGACATTGGGACATGACCCTGCGTTACTGG GCAGGATAATGCGTCATCTCGGCGCGATGTTGTACATCACCGAAACCGGGCCAAACGAGTACAAACCGACAAACTTTTCCAACGCGCTCACAATCAACAGCATGGGGGCAGGCTACCCCTGCGT TGCCGGTGCATGCATGGAATCGCTTGCTAAGTTCCATGAGTTTGCCAAAAAGACCAACTATCGCGAACCACAAGACGTCTTCAACGGTCCGTTGCAGTACGGATACAACACCAAGCTCGATTGCTTCAGTTGGTTTGCGGCGAACCCTCC TCGTATGAAAGATACGATTTCCAGTTTGCCCAGCATATGGGGGGCCTACCGCCAAGGTCGGCCCAGCTGGATGGATGAGGGGATGTATCCTGTCAAAGAGCGCTTGATCAATGGATTCGACCACTCTGGAGACGGCGTCTTGCTTGTAGACGTCGGGGGTAGTTTCGGACACGACATCGACGAGTTCAGGAGAAAACAGCCCGCTGCTCCTGGAAGGCTTGTCGTGCAAGATCTTCCTAGCGTCATCAACCAGATCGAGAAACTGGACGACAGGATCGAGAGGATGGGGCacgacttcttcgacgagCAGCCTATTAAAG GTGCTCGGGCATACTACATGCACTCTGTCCTCCACGACTGGCCAGATGACAAGTGCAAACAGATCTTGTGCCGtacgacggcggcgatgaagccAGGCTATAGCAAATTGCTGGTCAATGAGAACTGCATTCCGGACACCGTTGCCGACTGGCAGAATACGGGGCAGGACATCATGATGCTCACCCTCGTCAGCAGTCGAGAACGCACGAGAGTCGAGTGGCAAGATCTACTGGAGAAGGCCGGATTGCGAATTGTGAACATATACGGAGGTGGAAACGGGGTGGAAAGCCTGATTGAATGCGAGCTGGCCTGA
- a CDS encoding Putative carbohydrate-binding WSC codes for MHVYSYLPAVALALITAVSAQNDIQDVTNNGVAYGALNSIQAEAAPAKRSVDLVAHGTSVQRSVLKRTLPSGICTNLPSRWSYLGCHTDSPSARVLSGASVHGSDMSQEKCIEFCDGKGYSVAGVEWGRECYCGYLLASSATKAPEEECSKPCEGNRDEVCGEGGRINVFTNGDAAPAILAASGDFKSIGCYSDHASARTLTKGISLSGGVRVSDCTSACAAQGYQFAGLEFGKECFCGTGIQNDGKPISAESCNMACTADKTQYCGGAAAINIYKNDKLQPNSPSVIPDGWTSKSCYTDSPSGRTLSYKVPSFDKFSAAQCVSKCAGLNYLYAGLEYGSECFCGNTIDNGNGPAASGCDMSCAGNRADTCGGAGRMNIYQAPCKGTPGCHFGYGVIRTYLGNGLTQAKQCSDFCHAEPSCQSIQYGIYFDGRPFCNLFAFAIPVVLLQGSGESGPCSTYTFYDSVCSL; via the exons ATGCACGTCTACTCTTACTTGCCCGCCGTGGCCCTCGCTCTTATTACCGCTGTATCTGCACAGAACGACATCCAGGATGTCACCAACAACGGCGTCGCTTATGGCGCGCTGAACTCCATTCAAGCTGAAGCCGCGCCCGCTAAGCGATCCGTCGACCTGGTCGCACACGGTACTTCGGTCCAGCGATCTGTCCTGAAGCGCACACTCCCCAGTGGCATTTGCACGAATCTGCCTTCGAGATGGAGCTACCTGGGATG CCATACCGACTCACCATCCGCCCGTGTTCTCAGCGGAGCGAGCGTTCACGGAAGCGACATGTCGCAAGAGAAGTGCATCGAGTTCTGTGACGGAAAGGGCTACA GCGTTGCTGGCGTTGAATGGGGTAGGGAGTGTTACTGCGGCTACCtgctcgcctcctccgccaccaaGGCACCCGAGGAGGAGTGCAGCAAGCCGTGTGAGGGCAACAGGGACGAAGTCTGCGGTGAGGGGGGACGCATCAATGTCTTCACCAACGGCGATGCCGCCCCTGCTATCCTGGCTGCGTCCGGAGACTTCAAGTCCATCGGCTGTTACTCGGATCACGCCTCAGCCCGCACTCTGACCAAGGGCATCAGTCTTTCCGGGGGTGTGAGGGTCAGCGATTGCACATCGGCCTGTGCTGCCCAGGGCTACCAGTTTGCCGGTCTGGAGTTCGGCAAAGAATGCTTCTGCGGCACCGGCATCCAAAACGACGGCAAGCCGATCTCGGCCGAATCTTGCAACATGGCTTGCACGGCCGACAAGACCCAGTactgcggcggcgcggcggccatCAACATCTACAAGAACGACAAGCTTCAGCCCAACAGCCCCAGTGTCATTCCTGACGGCTGGACTTCCAAGTCTTGCTACACCGACAGTCCTTCCGGACGCACTCTGTCTTACAAGGTTCCCAGCTTTGATAAATTCAGCGCCGCCCAGTGCGTCTCCAAGTGTGCCGGACTAAACTAT CTTTATGCCGGCCTCGAATACGGCTCCGAGTGCTTCTGCGGCAACACAatcgacaacggcaacggcccCGCCGCCAGCGGCTGCGACATGTCGTGCGCCGGCAACCGGGCCGATACATGCGGTGGCGCCGGACGGATGAACATCTATCAGGCCCCTTGCAAGGGCACTCCCGGCTGCCATTTCGGCTACGGGGTCATCAGGACATATCTCGGTAACGGACTGACCCAGGCCAAGCAGTGCTCCGACTTTTGCCATGCGGAGCCGAGTTGCCAGTCTATCCAGTATGGTATTTACTTTGACGGCAGGCCATTTTGCAACCTTTTCGCGTTCGCCATCCCCGTTGTCTTGTTACAGGGTAGCGGCGAAAGCGGCCCATGCAGCACTTACACCTTCTACGACTCGGTCTGTTCGCTGTAA